TAGGCGGAGAGGCGGAAGAAGTAGTTCTCCTCCTCCAGCCACTCGACCGGCTTCTTGTGGATCGGGCAGAGCTTCTCGTCCTCGGTGGCGCCGTCGAGCAGTTCGGCCTGGAGCTTGTACTCCTCGCAGCCGACGCAGTACGGGCCGGAGTAGCCGCCCTTGTAGATCTCGCCCTTGTCGAAGAGGTCCTGGACGAACTCCTGGACGCGGTCGGTGTGGCGCTGCTGGGTGGTGCGGATGAAGTCGTCGTTGGCGATGTTCAGGTGCTGCCAGAGCGGCTTCCACGCCTCCTCGACCAGCTTGTCGCACCACTCCTGCGGGGTGACGCCGTTGGCGTCGGCCGTCCGCATGATCTTCTGTCCGTGTTCGTCGGTACCGGTCAGGTACCACACCTTCTCGCCGCGCTGGCGGTGCCAGCGGGTGAGGACGTCGCCCGCCACGGTGGTGTACGCGTGGCCCAGGTGGGGGCGATCGTTGACGTAGTAGATCGGGGTGGAAACGTAGTACGCCGGGGTCTGGGCCCCGGTGGTGCTGTGGTCTGCTGTGGCCGCCATGGTCGGAAAGCTTAGTCGCGCGCGGGGGCCGTCCTCGACCCGATTCCCGGCGGCCGGCGGCCGCGGGCGCGGCGGGGCGCGGGCCGACGCGCGTCAGGACGTCACGGCCGGGCCGCGGGCCCGGCCGTGCGGCGGTGCGGGTCAGCCCCGCACGGCCGCGGACCGACGGCGGTCGGCCCGCCCGGACGCCGTCCGTCCCGCCCCGGGGTCGATCAGCCGCGCAACCAGGCCCAGAAGCCGGCCAGGCGTCCGCGCGGCGTCTCCTTCATGGGGGGACGGGTGGGGCCGGCCGGTTCGGCGTGCGCCCCGAAGCCGGGGGCGTGGTGGAAGGACCGCTCGGTACCGGCCACCCGGCCCGCCCGCATGATCCGCACCGTGTGTCCGCCGCAGCCGGGGCAGGTGGGCTTCAGCAGCGGCGACGGCACCCGGACCCCGTTGGCGTGGTACTCGAACACGATGTGGCCGTCCCGGGCCACGTGGTGCTCGATCTCGTACGCCTGCTCCCAGCCGTACCCGCAGCTCAGGCAGGCGAAGGAGTAGGCCTCCCGGACGGTCTCGACCGGGGTGGGCGGTCGGCTGGTCAGGCCGAGATCGCTCAGTGCGTTGCCACCGAGGGGGCTGCCGATTGTGTCGCTCATCGCGTCTCCCAGCGCCCGCCGGGCCCTCGCCCGGTTCGGGTCTTTCATACCGGTGGATGCCCGGGACGCCCCGGTCGATGCCCGGCTTGTCGAGACTTGGACCCGTATTGGGAATCCCTGTACGAAGTCCGGGCCAAAGCTTCAGATCATCGGGCGTTTACCAGGGCCTTTTCTCCAAGGTACGCGCCTGTGGCCCCAGTGGCACCCCCATTCTCAGCGGGTCCCGGCAGCCTCGTTCTTCGCCGCCACCACGGCGTCGAAGACCTCCCGCTTGGGCAGTTTCAGCTCCAGCGCGACGGCGGCGATGGCCTCCTTGCGGCGCTCCCCGGCCTCCTCCCGGACGGCCACCCGGCGGGCCAGCTCCTCGGGGGTGAGCTCGGCCGGTCCGGCCGGCGGGGCGCCGGCGACCACCACGGTGATCTCGCCGCGGACGCCCTCGGCGGCCCAGGTCGCCAGCTCGCCGATCGGGCCGCGCTTGACCTCCTCGTAGGTCTTGGTCAGCTCGCGGCAGACGGCGGCCGGCCGGTCAGCTCCGAAGGCCTCGGCCATCGCGGTGAGGGCCTCGGCGATCCGGTGCGGGGCCTCGAAGAAGACCATGGTGCGGGGCTCGGCGGCGACCTCCGCGAGCCGGCGGGCGCGGTCGCCGGCCTTGCGGGGCAGGAAGCCCTCGAAGGTGAACCGGTCGACCGGCAGGCCGGAGAGCGCGAGCGCGGTGAGCACCGCGGACGGCCCGGGCACGGCGGTGACCTTCACCTGGGCCTCGACGGCGGCGGCGACCAGCCGGTAGCCGGGGTCGGAGACCGAGGGCATGCCGGCGTCGGTCACCAGCAGCACGCGGGCGCCACCGAGCAACGCCTCGACCAGTTCGGGGGTGCGACCGACCTCGTTGCCCTCGAAGTAGGAGAGCACCCGCCCGGCCGGGGTGACCCCGAGGGCCTGGGTGAGCCGGCGCAGCCGCCGGGTGTCCTCGGCCGCGATCACGTCCGCCGTGGCCAGCTCGTTGACGAGCCGGGGCGGGGCGTCCGAGACGTCGCCGATGGGGGTGCCTGCCAAAACCAGTACGCCTGTCACGGGCCCCATCCTCGCAGGCTTCGGGACGCCGCGGTGCGGGTGGCCTTTCCGGACGAACCGGGCAGCTTCGGAGGGAGCCGCCGCGGTGCCGGGCACCGCCCCTACGATGTGCGGGTGAACGGCGACACGGCGACTGGCGCGCCTACTGGTACAGACCACACCCCGCCGGGTGGCGTCGACGTGCTGGGCCGGACGGGCCAGCCGTCCCCCGCCCTGCCGGCCCCGCGCGAGGGCGCGGACGGCCCCGGGGACGGCCCGCCCGGCGCCCGGCCGCCGTCCTGGCGCCGCACGCTGGAACGTTTCGGCCACCGCCCGCCCGAGCGGACCCCGCTCGCCGAGCGGCTGGTGCCGCCGATGCCGTCGGCCGGCGGGCCGCCGCTGGTGCTGAACCGACTGGGGATCTTCCCGCCGGCGCGGCTCTGGGCCTGGCTGTGCCGCTGGGCGGGCTGGCTGGGGCCGCTGTCGGTGGCGCTGTTCGGCGGAGTGCTGCGCTTCACCGGGCTCGGCACCCCGAACGCGATCGTCTTCGACGAGACGTACTACGCCAAGGACGCGTACACGCTCTGGCACCTCGGCTACGAGAGCAACTGGGCGGACGGCGCCAACGAGGCGATCATGGCCTCGCCGCAGGGCATCCCGTACCGGCTGGACGCGGCGTACGTGGTCCACCCGCCGGTAGGCAAGTGGATCATAGGTCTGGGCGAGTACGTCTTCGGGATGAACCCGTTCGGCTGGCGGGCCGCGATGGCGCTGCTGGGCACCCTGTCGATCCTGATGATCGCCAGGATCGGCCGCCGGCTGTTCCGCTCCACGCTGCTGGGCTGCGTGGCCGGGCTGCTGCTGGCCGTGGACGGGCTGCACTTCGTGATGAGCCGGGTCGCCCTGCTGGACCTCGTGGTGATGTTCTGGATCCTGGCGGCCTTCGGCTTCCTGCTGCTGGACCGCGACCGCACCCGCGGCCTGATCGCCCGCCGGCTCGGCGACGCCCCCGACGCCGTGCTCGCCCGCCGGATGAACCTCGGCTGGCGTCCGTACCGGATCGCGGCCGGCGTCTGTGTCGGCCTGACCTGCGCCACCAAGTGGAGCGGCCTCTACGTCGCGCTCGCCTTCGGGCTGCTGACCGTCCTGTGGGACGCCGGCTCCCGCCGGCTGGCCGGCGCCGCCCGGCCCTACCTGTGGACGCTGCTGCGGGACGCGGTACCGGCCTTCTGCTCGATCGTGCTGACCTCGGTGGTCGTCTACATCTCCTCCTTCGCCGGCTGGTTCGCCAGCAGCAGCGCCCCCGGGCAGGGCGGCTACGGCCGGGACTGGGCGGCGCACCGCGCCGGCCTCTCCCCCGAGTACCTGCCGCTGCCGGTCCTCGGCCGGGTGAAGATGCCGTTCCAGGTCGACCTGACCTGGGTGCCCGACGCGCTGCGCAGCCTCTGGCACTACCACTCGACGGTGTACGACTTCCACACCCACCTGACCAGCCCCCACACCTACCAGTCCAACCCGTGGAGCTGGCTGGTGCTGGGCCGGCCGGTGTCCTACTTCTACGAGTCGCCCAAGCTCGGCCAGAGCGGCTGCCAGGTGAACGAGTGCGCGCGCGAGGTGCTCGGCATCGGCACGCCGCTGCTGTGGTGGGCCGGCGTGGTGGCGCTGGTCTACTGCCTGTACCGCTGGGCGGTGCGGCGGGACTGGCGGGCCGGGGCGCTGCTCTGCGGGCTGGCCGCCGGCTACCTGCCGTGGTTCGCCTACCAGCAGCGGACCATCTTCCTGTTCTACGCGGTCGCCTTCGTGCCGTTCCTGGTGCTCGCGGTGACGATGATGGTCGGGGTGATGATCGGCCCCGCCGGGGCCTCGCAGGACCGCCGGATCATCGGCTCGACGGCGGCCGGCGCACTCCTTCTCGCCGTTGTATGGAACTTTTTGTACTTCTATCCCCTCTATACGGGACAGACGATACCGATGGACGACTGGCGTGCCCGGATGTGGTTCACCAGCTGGATCTGACGCGGCGGCACCACCGCCGCGACAGGTACCGGATGCATCACGAGACCCCCACGTTTCGTGAGCGCACGGATCGGACCGGCCTAGGCTGGTCCCCGAACGTGCGTCCGCCACACCCGGACGCCCGCCA
The sequence above is a segment of the Kitasatospora sp. NBC_00240 genome. Coding sequences within it:
- the rsmI gene encoding 16S rRNA (cytidine(1402)-2'-O)-methyltransferase → MTGVLVLAGTPIGDVSDAPPRLVNELATADVIAAEDTRRLRRLTQALGVTPAGRVLSYFEGNEVGRTPELVEALLGGARVLLVTDAGMPSVSDPGYRLVAAAVEAQVKVTAVPGPSAVLTALALSGLPVDRFTFEGFLPRKAGDRARRLAEVAAEPRTMVFFEAPHRIAEALTAMAEAFGADRPAAVCRELTKTYEEVKRGPIGELATWAAEGVRGEITVVVAGAPPAGPAELTPEELARRVAVREEAGERRKEAIAAVALELKLPKREVFDAVVAAKNEAAGTR
- a CDS encoding phospholipid carrier-dependent glycosyltransferase, with the protein product MPAPREGADGPGDGPPGARPPSWRRTLERFGHRPPERTPLAERLVPPMPSAGGPPLVLNRLGIFPPARLWAWLCRWAGWLGPLSVALFGGVLRFTGLGTPNAIVFDETYYAKDAYTLWHLGYESNWADGANEAIMASPQGIPYRLDAAYVVHPPVGKWIIGLGEYVFGMNPFGWRAAMALLGTLSILMIARIGRRLFRSTLLGCVAGLLLAVDGLHFVMSRVALLDLVVMFWILAAFGFLLLDRDRTRGLIARRLGDAPDAVLARRMNLGWRPYRIAAGVCVGLTCATKWSGLYVALAFGLLTVLWDAGSRRLAGAARPYLWTLLRDAVPAFCSIVLTSVVVYISSFAGWFASSSAPGQGGYGRDWAAHRAGLSPEYLPLPVLGRVKMPFQVDLTWVPDALRSLWHYHSTVYDFHTHLTSPHTYQSNPWSWLVLGRPVSYFYESPKLGQSGCQVNECAREVLGIGTPLLWWAGVVALVYCLYRWAVRRDWRAGALLCGLAAGYLPWFAYQQRTIFLFYAVAFVPFLVLAVTMMVGVMIGPAGASQDRRIIGSTAAGALLLAVVWNFLYFYPLYTGQTIPMDDWRARMWFTSWI